Part of the Quercus lobata isolate SW786 chromosome 6, ValleyOak3.0 Primary Assembly, whole genome shotgun sequence genome, AGATTGGTTAGAGGCTGTGGCTGAAAAGCTTGTTTTATAATGTGCCTCTCCTATTGCTAATACCAAAATGTAATTCATAGTAGAAATATTGGTTTAAAAAGAGGTTTATAAAAAACCCGGTATAATACAAGATTGAAGTAGTGTATCTGAAATCTGAATAACCAAAGTTTCTTTTTCAGTCAACAATTGTCCTCAGGGAGAAACATTAGCATGTTTCAGATCATTCTCTATCACAAACTAAGACTCCTGATTTGGTTAAAATAATCACAAAAGTCAATCAAAAGATGAAATGTAGATGGAAAAGCTTCCTATGGATACTGAATATGCTTCCCCTGTGTGGTTCTAGCCTTCTGGGATGCCTAAGCTTTACGAGATTTTGACTCTTGAGGATCACAACCTAGTGACTATTATCAAGAAACTAGTGCCTGCTAGTATGGGCAAAGAAACTTCAAAAGTGATTCCCCAAGAGGCATTCCTACTTGAgcagatttttgagtgttttctaTATGTCTTTGTCTTTCATTTGGAAACTTTTTTATGTACTTTGAGGCTTTTGTGGCACCTTAtccttttttccctttcttcagATACAGACACTTCTGACTGAGAAAGCCAAATTGGAGAAAGACCTTAGAATTTTAAATGATAAGCTTTCTTCAGCCCTCTCTGAGTGTGACGCTAAAGATGAACTTGTGAAGGACCATGCAAAGATGGCGCAGGAAGCAATTGCAGGTGATATACTGTGGTTTTTCCCCATTCTAGATTCCCTTGTACTTTGCAGGGAAGTTATAGGCTGCACTGTGTACTTctcttgaaataaaattttggaaaaattgcaCTTTAATCTATATAgtttttggggttattttaaattaaacctTGGAGTTTCAAATCTTACACCTAAAACCTCTGACTCTCTCAACAGTATTGAAAATCGCCTTCTGTCAATTTTCCCATAATGACATCTGAGCACATGAAAAATTGTAAATGGTGTGTTTTAGAAAGATTAATATTGGACCCTCAACTTAAAATGATGTTGTTTTGgaacttaataaaaaaactccttaagcaaccaaaaaaaaaaaaaaatgaaaacactcactttctcttctcctcttcctcctTTCCTTTTTCAGTTTCCTCATTCTGAGGAAGACCATAGCCAACCAAAGTAAAGTTGCAGAAGGTTCAGATGTATCCTAGGACAACATATTAGGATGCTGCCACTTCTGTGACCATTTAAAATCTAAACAGTAAACCCCCACCCCCCATTATAGCCAATCAGTACACATCAAAATGTTGAATGCTTTTCCCAATTTGCTTTACTCCATTTCCCAATTCTCTTACAACAAGAATCACCATATCATTAGAATAATGGGAGTTTCTCCAGACTGAGATGATTttatttgtctctctctctctctctctctctctcacacacacacacacacacacacacacaattctTTTCGTTCACTTTGATACTTTGTCATTTTTGGCTATGGATTTTGGTGCAGGTTCACTTTCTGTTTGTTTTCCAAGAAAATTAAAGGCAAAGAAAAGAAtgtagaattttgatttttctaattgatgttgttttgattttggaaaaACTGGCAGCTGGCTGCATATGTGTTATGTTTTATGGTCAGTGATGGTGGCCTTGGTTTAGCAATGAGTTTTGGGTGTGGCAGATTGGGCTTGGTTGGGTTTGAGTGAGGTGGGAGTTGTTGCGAGGCCCTTTGGCCAGTTGGTGTGGAGATGATTGGCTGTTTGGGCATTTGAtgtgctttttgttttggggATGGAGCCATAGATGTGTTTTGGTGATGGGTTTTGATTGTGGTGGTTGTGAATGTTTTTTCctgttttgggggggggggggggttattaggcacaaatgacattgtttttAAGTTAAGAGGGTCATGTGTGCTTGGACAGCATTATGGGAAAACTGGAcgcccccccaccccccctccccccccttttttttaatggttgagaAAGTGTGTGGTTTTAAATGCAAGATTTGAGACTCTAGGGTTTTTGTTACAACTTAGGTTAAAATGCAATTTGTCTTAAAATTAttcatgcataaaaaaaaagttatgggTTGCAAAATTACCACTCACCTTATGATATGCACTTGGTTAAATTATGTCTTCAGATGACAAGAAAGTGATCCTTtgctaaataatttttatgtagGCTGGGAGAAGGCAGAAGCAGAAGTGGTGTCTCTAAAGCAAGAATTAGATGGAGCTTTACTGCAGAGGGTAGTTGGTGAAGAAAGATTAGCTCATCTGGATGCAGCACTCAAGGAATGTATGCAACAGCTACGTTTTGTTCGAGAAGAGCAGGAGAAAAGAATTCATGATGCTGTTATGATGACATCAAAGGAATTTGAAAAAACCCAGGCAGTTTTAGAGGAGAAGTTAGCAGAGACAAGTAAAAGGCTTGCCAAAACAGGTGTCGAAAATTCTCAGCTTAGCAAGGCCCTCCTGGTGAAGGAAAAGTTGATCGAAGATGTTAATAGACAGTTGACTCAGTTGGAGGCAGATTTTAGTGCACTAATGACTAGATTAGAATCCACAGAGAAAGATAATGCTTCTTTGAAGTATGAGGTTCGAGTACTTGAGAAGGAGCTTGAAATCCGAAACGAGGAGAGAGAATTTAATCGTCGAACAGCTGATGCATCTCACAAGCAACACctagagagtgtgaagaaaattGCAAAGTTAGAATCAGAGTGTCAGAGGTTGCGTCTCCTAGTCAGGAAGCGTTTGCCAGGTCCTGCTGCTTTAgcgaaaatgaaaaatgaagttGAAATGCTGGGAAAGGATTCAGTTGAAATGAGGAGGAGAAAGTTGAATACAACTGGTTTCATGGTTGACTCTGCGATTGATAACTCTCCCGAGAATACCAATAGAAAGATTGGTTTTCTGACTGAGCAATTATGTGCTatggaagaagaaaacaagaatcTCAAGGAAGCCCTTCATCAAAATGCAAATGAACTCCAAATCTCAAGGATCATGCATGGTCGCTCAGCGTCCAAATTATCTCAAGGTGAGTTGCAGCTTGAAGAAGTATCAAAAGGTCAGACTATTATGGGGCCAACAAGGAGTAGTCGTATGTCTCATGAGCTCTCTCTGGCATCAATTTCTGACATTGGCAGTGATGATAAGGTTAGCTGTGCTGAATCATGGGCTTCTGCTTTGATTTCGGAACTGGAGCACTTTAAAAATGGTAAACAAAAGGGGTCACCATCATCTAAAACTATTGGAACTGCAGACATTAATCTGATGGATGACTTTGTTGAAATGGAAAGATTAGCGTTAGTGTCTGTTGATAAACCATTTGGAgattctcatgcttctcagccCTTGGAAACTGAGTTAAATGAGGATTCTTCAGAGTTAAAGGGTAGGGAGATAGTTCCAATTTCTGACTCTGAATCTGGCTTCATTGTGTCAAACCAGGAAATCAGGTTCAAAGATACATTAATTGGTAAAGTTCCTGGTTGGCTGCAAGATATACTGAAAGTGGTTTTGGAGCAAAACCGTGTTACACAGAGAGACCCTGATGAAATAGTTGAGGATATTAGAGCAGCTTTGGTGTATATAAATTGTTCAAACCCCAGAGATGTTGTTGATGCAAGGGAAAGTTCAAACAATCCTGATGCATCTAATCCCCCACATGTAAATGGCTACATCTCATGGAAGCCATCAAAAAAACATTCTGGGATGGATTCTCCTGGTGGTGTATCTCATGTTGACGTCTCATTGACAGAAAAGAGCAACCAGCAGTTGCACTCGGATCTGGGTAAGTCGATAGGCAAACTAATTGAGCTTATTGAAGGGATCAGTTTGCCGTCTCTGGATTATGATAACCCTGAGACCTTGTCCAGAAAGGATGGGAACATTTTCACCAACAAAAATTTAGATACACCTACAGGGTACATGGCGCGGGTTTTCCAGTGGAAAACTTCTGAACTCAGTGCTGTTTTACAGCAATTTATTCATAGTTGTTATGATCTGTTGAATGGAAAGGCTAACATAGACAAATTTGCCCAAGAAGTAACTACTGCTTTAGACTGGATTATGAATCATTGCTTTTCCCTACAAGATGTTTCAAGCATGAGGGATGAGATTAAAAAGCATTGTGATTGGGATGAATCACGAAGTGAAAGTGAAGCAGAAGCTGGAAttattggtcatttttttgaAGCTGATAAACTACGTGTTCCCAGAGAACAATTATCATATTTGCCTATGCTTGCTGCTTCTAACAGTCATCATATTCATATGGAAGAGCTTGAATATAATGTGAGGGAAGAAAATAGGAAACTGAGAGATGAAGTTATGAATTTGGAATCTGCAAAGAAAGACTTGGAAGGGAGGCTTCGGTCTGCTACTGAAAAGAGTGAATCCCTGATGAATAAACTTCTTGAATCAGAAAAAACCATTGGAAGCTTGCAAACAGAGTTGGAAACTCTAAAAGAATCGAAAGGAAGGATTGAGGGTCACATTGAAGGCCAAAAGTTGATGAATGAAGATCTAGATAGACAACTTGCAGCAGCCAGAGTGGAATTAAATGAGGCTTGGCATAAGCTTTCATCACTGGAGGTGGAGCTGGATAATAAAAATAGCTGTTGTGAAGAATTGGAGGCCACATGTCTTGAACTGCAGCTCCAGCTTGAAaggttctttatttttctaatgaTTTTAATTCCTTGAAATATATTAACTACTACTTCTATTTGTCTGAATTATTAAGATATGCCTTGTATCTGATATATTTTCAGCATTACAAAGAAGAAAAGCCCGAAGCATGACCTCAATCAGGAAGAAAAGCAACTTCGGACTGTAAGTTCATACAGTGTTACTGATACTAAGGTTGTGGGAAAatactttatatttttgtttgcaGTGTTACAATCTGTTAATTATTTGATAACTGAAGCTCACTGTAGATGTTGATactctttgaattttttacaaCGTATTTCACTAACATTTGCAATGTTGAAAGGGTATTTGaccatcaaaattttcttgttgCATATAGAGAATATAATCAGACAACAAAATTGCCTtgtttttattaacaaataatgTGCTTTTCCTACTAGAGCATAATGTGTGAATtgcttgagattttttttttttgatagataattaGAGTGATATTATTGATGGAAAGAGGAAAAatacaagttgttcatgatgatgaacacaggtaaacataaacaaacaacaaagaaaaagaaatcaagagGCTATTCTAAGAGAAAACCTAAACTCTAAAAGAGAGGAACAATCCATAAAACCCCTGCACCAAGACCAATAAAAAAGATTACGCTGGCATAGAACTTTTAACTCTTCCAATGTCTTCTCAGTGTCCTCAAAGGAGCGATGATTTCGTTCCAACCATACAATCCACATCAAACAACTTGGAATCAAATTCTAAATATCTGAAGTATGATTCCCAGGCCAATGATGCCAACAAAATAACAACCCCGCCACAGAGCCTAGCATGACCCATTGAACACCAAAAACCTGAAGCATAAAAACCCATAAAGAGTGTACAACAGGACAATGAAAAAGTAAATGGTCCACAGATTCTCCATTACAACGGCACATACAATGCTGATTTGCCAATGAGCGACCCCTAAGCATGAGATTATCCAAAGTAAGAATTTGACCATGAGTAGCTGTCCACAAAAAGAAAGCCACTCTTTTAGGAACCTTAGTTTTCCAAACACCCTTTCAAGGGAACAAAGAATTTTGAGCATCCCAGATCTCATGGTAGAAAGACCAAGTGTCAAACTTACCATTTCCTTTGAGGCGCTGACAAAGAGTATCACTCCTTACACCTCAGGGAATACGAGATTAAATAAATCAAGACGAGAACAAGCTGCATCTAGCTTCCAGTATTGAAAATCTCTATAAAATCTCAAATCCCGAACTCTAACAATTCCCCCCTCCTGAAGACACAAAACATCAGAAATACAAGCTTCCTTGTCATCTGAGAAATTGTAAAGCTTAGGATAGAGAAATTTAAGGGTGTTATTCCCAACCCACCTATCATGCCAGAAGAGGATATTGGTACCATCACCCACTATGACAgacaaattcttaaaaaaactCTCCCACCCTTTATTGCTTGAGATTGTTAAGTTTTCCTCATACagaaaatgaattaaattgATCAATGCTGTATGTCCTTACATGTAGGAATTACCTGCAGAAAACAAATAAGTAGCTGCAAGGATTGGCATTGAACTGAACTTCTCAAACTTGATTTCTCCATAAGATTAATACCATAGAAAATAAACAGAAATCTACGTCATCTGTTAGGTTTGCTGTACACCCGCCTTTAATTATATTAGCACAGAAGGAATGTTGAAAAGAGAGGACTTcatgtaaaataaaatgaaagcaaaaaaaaaaaattattgtaatgcATTCAATGAGTATCACTCTTACCAATGCCATTGTAATTTGGAAAATTCTGAAGAGTTGCTTACTAGTGCTTAGTTACATTTTACACTATCTTACTTGGTTTTGAGTGAGGGGCTGTTGGTCAATTGTGCAGGATTGGGAGATCACAACTGCTTCAGAAAAGTTGGCAGAGTGCCAGGAGACTATCCTAAACCTGGGCAAGCAATTGAAGGCATTAGCCACACCAAGGGAAGCAGCCCTTTTTGACAAGGTCATAGCTAACCCCACTGACACAATTatcactaccaccaccacagccCCAACCCCACCCAAGGACAGGAGCATGAACCAGCACTCCTCTCTACTCGATCAGATGCTAGCAGAGGATGATGCTGCAGCTAAAGTTCTTATATCTCCAAAGATCAAAGAAATTAATGGCAATTCCACTATAAAAGACATTGGGTCATTCCAGCCTCTTGAAAAAATTCTTGTTATAAATGGTGTTAAACACGAGGATGACAACGCTACAGGCAGTTCTTTGGCAATTGTGCCTAGCAAGAATCGAGGAGGCGCGAATTTGTGGAGAAAGCTGTTgtggagaaagagaaaaggtaACAGTAAGAAAACATCTCTTCCGTTTGCCCCCTGACAACATCACCGTACTGATAAAGTGATGGCAAGCTTGGTGATCAgggttcaatttttattattattagtatcaTAGTTGTTCGATTTGTTGTAAAGGAATTGGGAAATAATAAGTCTTGACTTTTATTAATCATATGAGAAAGAGAGCGCGAGTGAGAGTTTTG contains:
- the LOC115994336 gene encoding filament-like plant protein 7 isoform X2 yields the protein MDNKAWLWKKKSSEKTVLSTDKINTSLKGNEEEIQTLLTEKAKLEKDLRILNDKLSSALSECDAKDELVKDHAKMAQEAIAGWEKAEAEVVSLKQELDGALLQRVVGEERLAHLDAALKECMQQLRFVREEQEKRIHDAVMMTSKEFEKTQAVLEEKLAETSKRLAKTGVENSQLSKALLVKEKLIEDVNRQLTQLEADFSALMTRLESTEKDNASLKYEVRVLEKELEIRNEEREFNRRTADASHKQHLESVKKIAKLESECQRLRLLVRKRLPGPAALAKMKNEVEMLGKDSVEMRRRKLNTTGFMVDSAIDNSPENTNRKIGFLTEQLCAMEEENKNLKEALHQNANELQISRIMHGRSASKLSQGELQLEEVSKGQTIMGPTRSSRMSHELSLASISDIGSDDKVSCAESWASALISELEHFKNGKQKGSPSSKTIGTADINLMDDFVEMERLALVSVDKPFGDSHASQPLETELNEDSSELKGREIVPISDSESGFIVSNQEIRFKDTLIGKVPGWLQDILKVVLEQNRVTQRDPDEIVEDIRAALVYINCSNPRDVVDARESSNNPDASNPPHVNGYISWKPSKKHSGMDSPGGVSHVDVSLTEKSNQQLHSDLGKSIGKLIELIEGISLPSLDYDNPETLSRKDGNIFTNKNLDTPTGYMARVFQWKTSELSAVLQQFIHSCYDLLNGKANIDKFAQEVTTALDWIMNHCFSLQDVSSMRDEIKKHCDWDESRSESEAEAGIIGHFFEADKLRVPREQLSYLPMLAASNSHHIHMEELEYNVREENRKLRDEVMNLESAKKDLEGRLRSATEKSESLMNKLLESEKTIGSLQTELETLKESKGRIEGHIEGQKLMNEDLDRQLAAARVELNEAWHKLSSLEVELDNKNSCCEELEATCLELQLQLESITKKKSPKHDLNQEEKQLRTDWEITTASEKLAECQETILNLGKQLKALATPREAALFDKVIANPTDTIITTTTTAPTPPKDRSMNQHSSLLDQMLAEDDAAAKVLISPKIKEINGNSTIKDIGSFQPLEKILVINGVKHEDDNATGSSLAIVPSKNRGGANLWRKLLWRKRKGNSKKTSLPFAP
- the LOC115994336 gene encoding filament-like plant protein 7 isoform X1, producing the protein MDNKAWLWKKKSSEKTVLSTDKINTSLKGNEEEIQTLLTEKAKLEKDLRILNDKLSSALSECDAKDELVKDHAKMAQEAIAGWEKAEAEVVSLKQELDGALLQRVVGEERLAHLDAALKECMQQLRFVREEQEKRIHDAVMMTSKEFEKTQAVLEEKLAETSKRLAKTGVENSQLSKALLVKEKLIEDVNRQLTQLEADFSALMTRLESTEKDNASLKYEVRVLEKELEIRNEEREFNRRTADASHKQHLESVKKIAKLESECQRLRLLVRKRLPGPAALAKMKNEVEMLGKDSVEMRRRKLNTTGFMVDSAIDNSPENTNRKIGFLTEQLCAMEEENKNLKEALHQNANELQISRIMHGRSASKLSQGELQLEEVSKGQTIMGPTRSSRMSHELSLASISDIGSDDKVSCAESWASALISELEHFKNGKQKGSPSSKTIGTADINLMDDFVEMERLALVSVDKPFGDSHASQPLETELNEDSSELKGREIVPISDSESGFIVSNQEIRFKDTLIGKVPGWLQDILKVVLEQNRVTQRDPDEIVEDIRAALVYINCSNPRDVVDARESSNNPDASNPPHVNGYISWKPSKKHSGMDSPGGVSHVDVSLTEKSNQQLHSDLGKSIGKLIELIEGISLPSLDYDNPETLSRKDGNIFTNKNLDTPTGYMARVFQWKTSELSAVLQQFIHSCYDLLNGKANIDKFAQEVTTALDWIMNHCFSLQDVSSMRDEIKKHCDWDESRSESEAEAGIIGHFFEADKLRVPREQLSYLPMLAASNSHHIHMEELEYNVREENRKLRDEVMNLESAKKDLEGRLRSATEKSESLMNKLLESEKTIGSLQTELETLKESKGRIEGHIEGQKLMNEDLDRQLAAARVELNEAWHKLSSLEVELDNKNSCCEELEATCLELQLQLESITKKKSPKHDLNQEEKQLRTVSSYSVTDTKDWEITTASEKLAECQETILNLGKQLKALATPREAALFDKVIANPTDTIITTTTTAPTPPKDRSMNQHSSLLDQMLAEDDAAAKVLISPKIKEINGNSTIKDIGSFQPLEKILVINGVKHEDDNATGSSLAIVPSKNRGGANLWRKLLWRKRKGNSKKTSLPFAP